A stretch of DNA from Bradyrhizobium algeriense:
CCGCGGTGCTCCGCAAGGGTACGCCGTGGACGCTCGAGGCCTCCTTCGCCAACCAGCAGCATGAACGCGCGCGCCTTGCTGCCGCCCGGCTGATCAATGCCGAGGCTTCGGATATCGCGCTGATTTCCTCGATCAGCTACGGCGCTGCGACCGCCGCGAAGATGCTGCCGATCGCCCGCGGCACACGCGTGATCGTGCTGGAGAACGATCATTCCTCGCCGGTGCTCGAATGGCAGACGCGGGCCGAGGCGGAAGGGTTCACCGTCGAGACGGTTCGGCAACCTGACGACGGTGACTGGACATCGGCGGTTCTCGAAAGCATCGAGCGATCCGGCGCCCCGCCGGTCAGCCTGGCCTCGATCTCCTCGGTGCACTGGTCGGACGGCGGGTTGATCGATGTCGACAAGGTCGGCGCGACGCTGCGGCAGCGGGACGCCGCCTTCCTTGTCGACGCCACGCACAGCACGGGCGTCCTCGCGACCGACGTGAAGCATCTCGACCCGGATTTTTTGGTCTTCCCGACCTACAAATGGTTGCTCGGCCCTTACGGCCGCGCCTTTCTCTATGTTGCAAAACGCCATCAAGGCGGTATCCCGCTCGAGCAGACCGCGTCCGGCCGCCGCAACGTGCGCGCCGAGAACGCAGTCTATTTCACAGATCTCAGTTACGTTCCCGACGCGCGGCGCTTTGACATGGGCGAGCGCGATCATTTCATCTCGATGGAGATGGCTTCGATCGGCATGGAAATGATGGCTGACTGGGGCACACCGGCCATTGTGCAACGTCTCACGATGCTGACGGAGCGGATCGCGGCGGGCGTGCGCGACATCGGCGTCCACGTGCCGGAGCCGCATCTGCGGGCGCCGCATGTATTGAGCCTTGCTTTCAAAGGCGGAATGCCGGCGGGCCTCGTCGAGGGACTGGCAAGCGAAGGGGTCTATGTCGCACCGCGCCTGGGACGCATGCGTGTGTCGCCGCACGTTTACAATGACGAGGCTGATGTCGACCGGTTCGTGGAAGTTTTGGGCAGGCGACTCCGGGGCTGACACGTAGGGTGGGCAAAGGCGCACTTGCGCCGTGCCCACCACCTATCCCGATCGTTAAGCCGAATGGTGGGCACGCTACGCTTTGCCCACCCTACGAGATCGCTGGATTGCTCCCCGTCATTGCGAGGAGCGTAGCGACGAAGCAATCCATTCTTTATGCCGTGAGATGTGGATTGCTTCGCTTCGCTCGCAATGACAGTTACGACACCGCCACCTTCCGCGGTTGCTCGGCCCTCTCCATCACAAACCCTTCATAGCCCTTGGCTGCGACGTCATTGCAGATCTGCCGGTAGGGCCCGACGCCGCCGATATAAGGCATGAAGATGCGCGGCTTGCCGGGGACATTGGCGCCCATGTACCAGGAATTGGCTTGCGGATAGAGCGTGGCGTGGGCGACCTCGTTGACGTGGGCGACCCATTTGTCTTCGGCGTCGACGGCCGCCTCCATGGTGTCGAGGCCACCGTCGCGCATATAGGCCATGCAGTCGGTGATCCAGTCGACATGCTGCTCGATCGAGACGATCATGTTCGACAGCACCGACGGGCTGCCGGGACCGGTGATGACGAAGAGATTGGGGAAGCCGGCGCTCATCAGGCCGAGATAGGTGCGCGGGCCCGCCGACCATTTCTGGTTCAGCGTCTGGCCGTTACGTCCTCTGATATCGATCTTCGCGACCGACCCCGTCATAGCGTCAAAACCGGTCGCCAGCACCAGC
This window harbors:
- a CDS encoding aminotransferase class V-fold PLP-dependent enzyme, whose amino-acid sequence is MLPSQRALFEIPRQICYLNAASYSPLPLRTLEAGRAAVLRKGTPWTLEASFANQQHERARLAAARLINAEASDIALISSISYGAATAAKMLPIARGTRVIVLENDHSSPVLEWQTRAEAEGFTVETVRQPDDGDWTSAVLESIERSGAPPVSLASISSVHWSDGGLIDVDKVGATLRQRDAAFLVDATHSTGVLATDVKHLDPDFLVFPTYKWLLGPYGRAFLYVAKRHQGGIPLEQTASGRRNVRAENAVYFTDLSYVPDARRFDMGERDHFISMEMASIGMEMMADWGTPAIVQRLTMLTERIAAGVRDIGVHVPEPHLRAPHVLSLAFKGGMPAGLVEGLASEGVYVAPRLGRMRVSPHVYNDEADVDRFVEVLGRRLRG